The following coding sequences are from one Lujinxingia vulgaris window:
- a CDS encoding peptidase MA family metallohydrolase, with the protein MRERAKFVWVAVVAMALLWAAPVWGQSSLEDYRQAEAMLSAWQLDEAREAIDRLSEKEPGLAEIDYLEARYAFYDGDYERALERIDKALAAREVGSWQALREIIAETIAVTGSYARHVSPSGRFEVYIEPGRDEVLLPYAFEALDAAYEELGEELGYFPSTPIRVEVYPRTATLAQVSMLTDEEIRTSGTIALCQYNRLMITSPRAVLRGYGWVDTLIHEYVHYVINRKTYNQVPIWMHEGLAKFLERRWRGEDEAQLSASSEHLLHTRLKADDLISFEAMHPSMAKLPSQEDAAVAFAEVYTTMEYLRERVGPGAFGQLLDTINEGYGAQEAFARVLGTSWARFEKDWRAYLHTRPVVEFEDEAEPFEERLVFEDERRSGEELEQVGAPGAQDHIKLGQMFQVRERFGAAVVQYEKATRLIGQRNPVLQGRLAQSLIATGEPQSAVEALAEVRELYPGYVTTWLELGNAYLAMGEYERAREALEEAARINPFDPGVHQGLGRAYSGLGEGAQAERARGAERLLQ; encoded by the coding sequence GTGAGAGAGCGCGCGAAGTTCGTTTGGGTGGCGGTTGTGGCGATGGCTCTGCTGTGGGCGGCGCCGGTGTGGGGGCAGAGCTCGCTGGAGGATTACCGGCAGGCCGAAGCGATGCTTTCGGCCTGGCAGCTCGATGAGGCGCGCGAGGCGATTGACCGGCTCAGCGAGAAAGAGCCGGGGCTGGCGGAGATCGACTATCTGGAGGCGCGCTACGCGTTTTACGACGGCGATTACGAGCGTGCGCTTGAGCGCATCGATAAGGCGCTTGCGGCCCGCGAGGTGGGGAGCTGGCAGGCGCTGCGCGAGATCATCGCGGAGACGATCGCGGTGACCGGGAGTTACGCGCGCCACGTCAGTCCTTCGGGGCGTTTTGAGGTGTATATCGAGCCGGGGCGCGATGAGGTGCTCTTGCCCTATGCGTTTGAGGCGCTGGATGCGGCCTATGAGGAGCTTGGCGAGGAGCTGGGGTATTTTCCCTCGACGCCGATTCGGGTGGAGGTTTACCCGCGGACGGCGACGCTGGCGCAGGTCTCGATGTTGACGGATGAGGAGATTCGCACCTCGGGGACGATCGCGTTGTGCCAGTACAACAGGCTGATGATCACGAGCCCGCGGGCGGTGTTGCGGGGGTACGGGTGGGTGGACACGTTGATTCACGAGTACGTGCATTATGTGATCAACCGCAAGACCTACAATCAGGTGCCGATCTGGATGCACGAGGGGCTGGCGAAGTTCCTGGAGCGGCGCTGGCGCGGCGAGGATGAGGCGCAGTTGTCGGCGAGCTCGGAGCATCTGTTGCATACGCGACTTAAAGCGGATGATTTGATTTCGTTTGAGGCGATGCACCCCTCGATGGCGAAGTTGCCCAGTCAGGAAGATGCGGCGGTGGCTTTTGCGGAGGTGTATACGACGATGGAGTATCTGCGCGAGCGGGTGGGGCCGGGGGCGTTCGGGCAGCTGCTCGATACGATCAATGAGGGGTACGGTGCGCAGGAGGCGTTTGCGCGGGTGCTGGGGACGAGCTGGGCGCGCTTTGAGAAGGATTGGCGGGCGTATCTGCATACGCGGCCGGTGGTGGAGTTCGAGGATGAAGCCGAGCCTTTTGAGGAGCGGCTGGTCTTTGAGGATGAGCGTCGAAGTGGGGAGGAGCTTGAGCAGGTGGGGGCGCCGGGAGCGCAGGATCACATCAAGCTGGGGCAGATGTTTCAGGTGCGCGAGAGGTTCGGTGCGGCGGTGGTGCAGTATGAGAAGGCCACGCGGCTGATCGGCCAGCGCAACCCGGTGCTGCAGGGGCGGCTGGCGCAGAGTCTGATCGCCACTGGCGAGCCGCAGTCAGCAGTGGAGGCGCTCGCCGAGGTGCGGGAGCTCTACCCGGGTTATGTGACGACGTGGCTGGAGCTGGGGAACGCCTATCTGGCGATGGGGGAGTATGAGCGCGCGCGGGAGGCGCTGGAGGAGGCGGCGCGGATCAACCCCTTTGATCCGGGGGTGCATCAGGGCCTGGGGCGGGCGTACTCCGGGTTGGGAGAAGGTGCGCAGGCCGAGCGTGCGCGGGGCGCGGAGCGTCTGCTCCAGTGA
- a CDS encoding DUF4175 family protein: protein MHDETKQPQSATEADDAGESRAPQEEQSDARAEGSSGGGAGADVGSSLTALKALLRRTERDLRRPVLVEGALWAASAALAVALSALAVAAIFETQGALVARWILAVGLGAVGVSAAVAYGLFRARRRGELASARIVQAHAREYRNDLVAALEFGERLQTPGADEDLKRQGVSAALASAHVRRTAKRALAGAREQSLAHVVPPRDLRAPAGATAVFALVFLGVMAWQPGWTLGVLSGDRVGASVVGDRVRVRPIVGQIDAIFVYPEYTGMPRQMARLGSGFVETLEGTRVHLQLGLWPEGFEKVELVRRWQGDDGEEQEVLPVELGPGHQGSVSLTLKESGSYAFRAVTAEGVPVEDGVERTIRVVADAPPQVRLTSHQPGPEPLIVQPDDVLELSVEALDDFGLSGLSLVHQFGDDEEGAERQSLDLGELASKPQGVEHSLSFDLAELGLQPKDQVSIYFSATDINTVTGPGEGRSEALVIYVESPEDQHLRNIADQQALLEALLLHLADVLEAPPGERVADADGGYRMAVDAGLDVAARSAIYEQGVAHHQARELILSELEGLRERVAEDPMMSGRNAALFDGLAEQLKGLQAEGSRLWERLQARSERGDLTMGHVQTLADFSLQVEDELEKALLRFDELLARQKMELVEATAEDLKAMRERLRELLEQYRDTEDEALKEAIKREVQRLRQRMAELMARMQMQMEQLPQDHVNMEALEQMQMESESKQLGDQLQSIEELLEKGDIDGALAELDRMDELMEGLNSEVEQGMEQAAPQGISELDRQMGELMEEVGELQEMERALEQQTREVEDALAEERREAIQEMVAPAVEELLRKVAAQERDLGRLEGLALPVRDYGQVEYNAEQIERLRETLEQQDLQLALEAAELSERRLRGMRSTLSLSERYVRDDAERSAVRRARTTSDTMAGRAEEIVALLREFKQQASEQRQQEQGDQQERYEELAERQQQAREKAEALREKVEQTGERFPMVRDQVMPSLEQATESMQEAEEQLRQGEGQQALDRERSALDQLGQLGEQMRQAMQKERRQQRRSGNQQKTEKVEIPGESSREAQERLRREMMEGMREGRLEDYDSEIERYYRSLVE, encoded by the coding sequence ATGCACGATGAGACAAAGCAGCCGCAGTCGGCCACCGAGGCTGATGATGCCGGGGAGAGCCGCGCGCCGCAGGAAGAGCAGAGCGACGCGAGGGCCGAGGGCTCTTCGGGCGGAGGTGCGGGAGCCGATGTGGGCTCGTCGCTGACGGCGCTTAAGGCGTTGCTCCGGCGCACGGAGCGTGATCTTCGTCGACCGGTGCTTGTGGAAGGGGCGTTGTGGGCGGCGTCGGCGGCGCTGGCTGTGGCGCTCAGCGCGCTGGCGGTTGCGGCGATCTTTGAGACGCAGGGGGCGCTGGTCGCGCGCTGGATCCTGGCGGTGGGGCTGGGGGCGGTGGGGGTGAGCGCTGCGGTGGCTTACGGTCTTTTTCGGGCGCGGCGGCGAGGGGAGCTTGCCAGCGCCAGGATCGTGCAGGCGCACGCCCGGGAGTATCGCAACGATCTGGTGGCGGCGTTGGAGTTCGGGGAGCGTTTGCAGACGCCGGGGGCCGATGAAGATTTGAAGCGTCAGGGGGTGAGCGCGGCGCTTGCCTCGGCGCATGTGCGGCGCACGGCGAAGCGGGCGCTGGCCGGGGCCAGGGAGCAGTCGCTGGCGCATGTGGTTCCGCCGCGTGATCTGCGCGCGCCGGCGGGGGCGACGGCGGTGTTTGCGCTCGTGTTTCTGGGGGTGATGGCCTGGCAGCCGGGGTGGACACTCGGGGTGCTCAGCGGCGACCGGGTGGGGGCGTCGGTGGTGGGTGATCGGGTGCGGGTGCGGCCGATCGTGGGGCAGATCGACGCCATCTTTGTCTACCCTGAGTACACCGGGATGCCGCGCCAGATGGCTCGCCTGGGCTCGGGCTTTGTAGAGACGCTGGAAGGCACGCGGGTGCATCTTCAGCTGGGGCTGTGGCCGGAGGGCTTTGAGAAGGTTGAGCTTGTGCGCCGCTGGCAGGGCGATGATGGCGAGGAGCAGGAGGTGCTCCCGGTTGAGCTCGGGCCGGGGCATCAGGGGAGCGTGAGTCTGACCTTAAAGGAGAGCGGAAGTTACGCGTTTCGGGCGGTGACGGCCGAGGGCGTGCCGGTGGAAGACGGCGTGGAGCGCACCATTCGCGTGGTGGCCGATGCGCCGCCCCAGGTGCGCCTGACCTCGCATCAGCCCGGGCCGGAGCCGCTGATCGTGCAGCCCGATGATGTGCTGGAGCTCTCGGTGGAGGCGCTCGATGATTTCGGGTTGAGCGGGCTGAGTCTTGTGCATCAGTTTGGCGATGATGAGGAGGGGGCGGAGCGTCAGTCGCTGGATCTGGGGGAGCTGGCCTCGAAGCCGCAGGGGGTGGAGCATAGCTTGAGTTTTGATCTGGCGGAGCTGGGGTTGCAGCCCAAAGATCAGGTTTCGATCTATTTTTCGGCCACCGATATCAACACGGTGACCGGTCCGGGGGAGGGGCGCAGTGAGGCGTTGGTGATCTATGTGGAGAGCCCGGAGGACCAGCATCTGCGCAACATCGCCGACCAGCAGGCCTTGCTGGAGGCGTTGCTCTTGCATCTGGCCGATGTGCTGGAGGCGCCGCCCGGGGAGCGGGTGGCCGATGCGGACGGAGGCTATCGCATGGCGGTAGATGCGGGGCTGGATGTGGCCGCGCGCAGCGCGATTTATGAGCAGGGGGTGGCGCACCATCAGGCTCGTGAGTTGATCTTGAGCGAGCTTGAGGGGTTGCGCGAACGGGTGGCCGAAGATCCGATGATGAGCGGGCGAAACGCCGCGCTTTTTGACGGGTTGGCCGAGCAGCTCAAGGGGCTTCAGGCCGAGGGCAGCCGGCTCTGGGAGAGGTTGCAGGCGCGCTCGGAGCGCGGCGACCTGACGATGGGGCATGTGCAGACGCTGGCGGACTTCAGCCTGCAGGTGGAAGACGAGCTGGAGAAGGCGCTCCTGCGTTTTGATGAGCTTCTGGCCCGCCAGAAGATGGAGCTTGTGGAGGCGACGGCCGAAGATCTCAAGGCGATGCGCGAGCGGCTGCGCGAGCTTCTGGAGCAGTACCGCGACACCGAGGATGAAGCGCTCAAGGAGGCGATCAAGCGCGAGGTGCAACGACTTCGCCAGCGTATGGCCGAGTTGATGGCGCGCATGCAGATGCAGATGGAGCAGCTTCCGCAGGATCACGTCAACATGGAGGCGCTCGAGCAGATGCAGATGGAGAGCGAGTCGAAGCAGCTGGGCGATCAGCTGCAGTCGATCGAGGAGCTTCTGGAGAAGGGGGATATCGACGGGGCGCTGGCCGAGCTCGACCGGATGGATGAGCTCATGGAGGGCCTGAACTCGGAGGTGGAGCAGGGGATGGAGCAGGCCGCGCCGCAGGGGATCTCGGAGCTCGACCGGCAGATGGGCGAGTTGATGGAGGAGGTCGGTGAGCTCCAGGAGATGGAGCGGGCGCTGGAGCAGCAGACCCGGGAGGTTGAGGACGCGCTGGCCGAGGAGCGTCGCGAGGCGATCCAGGAGATGGTGGCGCCGGCGGTCGAGGAGCTCTTGCGTAAGGTGGCCGCTCAGGAGCGCGACCTGGGGCGGCTGGAGGGGCTGGCGCTGCCGGTGCGTGATTACGGTCAGGTGGAGTACAACGCCGAGCAGATCGAGCGGCTGCGCGAGACGCTGGAGCAGCAGGATCTGCAGCTGGCCCTGGAGGCGGCCGAGCTCTCGGAGCGGCGGCTGCGGGGGATGCGCAGCACGCTGAGCCTCTCGGAGCGCTATGTTCGCGACGATGCGGAGCGCAGCGCGGTAAGACGCGCGCGCACCACGAGTGACACCATGGCGGGACGTGCCGAGGAGATTGTGGCGCTGCTGCGGGAGTTTAAACAGCAGGCCTCGGAGCAGCGTCAGCAGGAGCAGGGCGATCAGCAAGAGCGTTATGAGGAGCTTGCCGAGCGCCAGCAGCAGGCCCGCGAGAAGGCCGAGGCGTTGCGGGAGAAGGTCGAGCAGACTGGCGAGCGTTTTCCGATGGTGCGCGACCAGGTGATGCCCTCGCTGGAGCAGGCCACCGAGTCGATGCAAGAGGCCGAAGAGCAGCTGCGCCAGGGGGAGGGGCAGCAGGCGCTGGATCGGGAGCGCTCCGCCCTCGATCAGCTCGGGCAGCTTGGCGAGCAGATGCGGCAGGCGATGCAGAAGGAGCGTCGTCAGCAGAGGCGCTCGGGCAACCAGCAGAAGACCGAGAAGGTGGAGATCCCCGGGGAATCGAGCCGGGAGGCTCAGGAGCGGCTGCGTCGCGAGATGATGGAGGGGATGCGCGAGGGGCGGCTTGAGGATTACGACTCGGAGATCGAGCGCTATTACCGGAGCCTGGTCGAGTGA